A genomic segment from Gemmatimonadota bacterium encodes:
- a CDS encoding VWA domain-containing protein, whose product MIGFVRPLLLLLLLALPWWWWRRRRLPPATAIVSDTAPFVAATRGRWKLWLPPALRSLALALLVSAAAGPYRRGDRTIVNADGIAIVIAMDVSSSMLAEDFTPANRLEVAKQQALAFVRGRTADRIGLVTFAGEALTQVPVTLDYPALERAIESVKIGDLEDGTAIGSGLATAVARLRKVPGKEKVILLLTDGENNRGLIDPRTAAQTAQAFGIKVYTIGVGTEGQARFPTGQGLNGFRYEMLPVRIDEVLLKEIAANTGGRYFRAKDAEALIRIFQQIDRLERTPIDVVRYTRHEEWTRPFLVAALVLLGLELLLSTTTVVRIP is encoded by the coding sequence GTGATTGGCTTCGTGCGACCGCTGCTCCTGCTGCTGCTCCTCGCGCTGCCATGGTGGTGGTGGCGTCGCCGGAGGCTGCCACCAGCGACCGCCATCGTCAGCGACACCGCGCCATTTGTTGCGGCGACACGGGGGCGCTGGAAACTCTGGCTGCCACCAGCGCTGCGATCGCTCGCCCTCGCCCTCCTGGTCTCGGCTGCGGCGGGGCCGTATCGCCGCGGCGATCGAACCATCGTGAATGCCGACGGCATCGCCATCGTGATCGCGATGGATGTGTCGAGCTCGATGTTGGCGGAGGATTTCACCCCCGCCAATCGCCTCGAAGTCGCGAAGCAACAGGCGCTCGCCTTTGTGCGCGGCCGCACGGCCGACCGGATCGGCCTGGTGACCTTTGCGGGTGAGGCGCTCACCCAGGTGCCGGTGACCCTCGACTATCCAGCACTCGAACGTGCCATCGAGTCCGTCAAGATTGGCGACCTCGAAGATGGCACGGCCATCGGCTCGGGCCTCGCGACGGCAGTCGCGCGTCTGCGCAAGGTGCCCGGCAAGGAGAAGGTGATCCTCCTCCTCACCGACGGCGAGAACAACCGCGGATTGATCGACCCCAGGACGGCAGCGCAGACGGCGCAGGCGTTTGGCATCAAGGTCTATACCATCGGCGTCGGTACCGAGGGGCAGGCGCGCTTTCCGACAGGGCAGGGGCTCAACGGCTTCCGCTACGAGATGCTGCCGGTCCGCATCGATGAGGTGCTGCTCAAGGAGATCGCCGCCAACACCGGCGGGCGCTACTTCCGCGCCAAGGATGCCGAGGCGCTGATCCGCATCTTCCAGCAGATCGACCGGCTCGAACGGACACCGATCGATGTGGTGCGCTATACCCGGCACGAGGAGTGGACGCGGCCCTTCCTGGTCGCGGCGCTGGTGCTGCTGGGCCTCGAGCTCCTGCTCTCCACCACCACCGTGGTGCGGATCCCGTGA